One window of Hydrogenispora ethanolica genomic DNA carries:
- a CDS encoding ribulokinase: MSVPNTKYVIGLDYGTESCRALLVDVTNGAEIAAAVYPYRHGVITGVLPETEVELKKDWALQDPADYLEGFKTVIPQLLQKAEISGESVIGIGIDFTACTVLPTLADGTPLCFLERYRKNPHAWVKLWKHHAAQPEADQINQLAMERHEPFLAYYGGKISSEWALPKLLQIFNEAPEIYKATARFIEAGDWIVWQMTGQESRNACAAGYKGLWTHENGYPGSEFLAALKPGFKAAITDTMQGPIIAPGRKVGTLTRKVAKELGLTTEVAVSAATIDAHAGVPGCGVGSPGKMVMIMGTSSCQMVMTKRAHFFNGFAGIVKDGILPGYYGYEYGQSAVGDIFAWFIENAVPYQYYREAESRGLGLYALLEEKAAGLMPGENDLVALDWQNGNRSILMNANLRGVVIGYSLRTKPEAIYRALIEATAFGTRKIVETHENGAEPIDEFFACGGLTKNHMLMQIYADVLGRPVKIASSAQPVALGAAIFGALAAGNAAGGYDNSMEAVQKMIQPAARIFTPNERNHHIYQNVYQHYLKLHDYFGVL, encoded by the coding sequence ATGAGTGTACCGAATACCAAGTATGTGATTGGGCTCGATTACGGAACGGAGTCTTGCCGGGCCTTGTTGGTTGACGTAACAAATGGAGCGGAAATAGCGGCAGCGGTTTATCCATATCGCCACGGGGTAATTACCGGGGTGCTTCCCGAGACTGAAGTTGAGCTTAAGAAAGATTGGGCTTTGCAGGATCCCGCCGATTATTTGGAGGGGTTTAAAACCGTAATTCCACAGCTGCTTCAAAAGGCGGAGATTTCTGGCGAAAGCGTCATCGGAATTGGAATTGATTTCACAGCCTGCACTGTGCTGCCGACTTTGGCGGACGGAACGCCGCTTTGTTTTTTGGAACGTTACCGGAAGAATCCTCATGCCTGGGTTAAGCTGTGGAAGCACCACGCGGCCCAACCGGAAGCCGATCAAATCAACCAGTTGGCGATGGAGCGGCATGAGCCATTTTTAGCTTACTATGGCGGAAAGATCTCTTCGGAATGGGCGTTACCGAAACTGCTCCAGATCTTCAACGAAGCTCCCGAGATTTACAAAGCTACTGCCAGGTTTATTGAGGCCGGCGATTGGATCGTTTGGCAAATGACAGGACAAGAAAGCCGTAATGCCTGTGCTGCCGGTTATAAAGGGTTATGGACTCACGAGAATGGCTATCCGGGGTCGGAGTTTCTCGCAGCCTTGAAACCGGGTTTTAAGGCTGCGATTACCGATACGATGCAGGGTCCGATCATTGCGCCGGGGCGCAAGGTTGGGACCTTAACGCGAAAAGTGGCCAAAGAGTTGGGCTTAACCACTGAAGTCGCCGTATCGGCGGCCACGATTGACGCGCATGCCGGCGTCCCCGGCTGCGGGGTCGGGAGCCCGGGCAAGATGGTAATGATCATGGGGACTTCCTCTTGCCAGATGGTGATGACGAAGCGAGCCCATTTTTTTAACGGCTTTGCCGGTATAGTTAAAGATGGGATTCTGCCGGGTTATTATGGTTATGAATACGGTCAATCGGCGGTCGGGGATATTTTTGCCTGGTTTATCGAGAATGCCGTACCCTATCAATATTATCGGGAAGCGGAGTCCCGGGGTTTGGGGTTATATGCTTTGCTTGAAGAAAAGGCCGCCGGGTTGATGCCGGGAGAGAATGATTTAGTTGCGCTGGATTGGCAAAACGGCAATCGAAGTATATTGATGAATGCGAATTTGCGAGGGGTTGTAATCGGGTATTCCTTGCGGACAAAGCCGGAAGCGATTTACCGGGCTTTGATTGAGGCCACCGCTTTTGGTACCCGGAAGATTGTGGAGACCCATGAAAACGGGGCGGAGCCCATTGACGAGTTTTTTGCCTGTGGCGGTTTAACGAAAAACCATATGTTAATGCAGATTTATGCCGATGTTTTGGGCAGGCCGGTCAAGATCGCGTCTTCGGCGCAGCCGGTTGCGTTAGGAGCAGCTATTTTTGGCGCTTTAGCAGCCGGGAACGCTGCCGGCGGTTATGATAATTCAATGGAAGCAGTACAAAAAATGATTCAACCTGCGGCCCGGATCTTTACGCCGAACGAGAGGAATCACCATATCTACCAGAATGTTTATCAACACTATCTTAAGCTGCATGATTACTTTGGGGTTTTGTAA
- a CDS encoding IclR family transcriptional regulator: MAAQKIESVAKALTILMLFKMNKDEWGVSEIARELDMQKSTVFRLLATMQDYGFVRKGDNNTYRLGLRVLELGSIVANTFNFRDVTGIYLRRVSEQCGETVHLGILDDCEAMSIETVEAQNTLKSTIVVGKRTPLYCTSVGKAILAFLPEDERNAIIHKITFHKFTDNTITDANALIEELNVTRERGYALDNSEHELGVRCVAAPIWDHTGRVLASLSISGPSVRITEDRIPELSQLVLKATQEISRELGARRVIS; encoded by the coding sequence ATGGCGGCACAGAAGATAGAATCAGTTGCGAAAGCTTTAACAATCCTGATGTTGTTCAAAATGAACAAGGATGAATGGGGAGTCTCCGAGATCGCCCGGGAACTCGACATGCAGAAAAGTACAGTCTTCAGGCTGCTAGCAACAATGCAGGATTACGGTTTTGTCCGGAAAGGTGACAATAACACGTATCGATTGGGATTGCGCGTCCTGGAGTTGGGCAGTATTGTTGCGAATACGTTCAACTTTCGCGATGTGACGGGAATTTATTTGCGCAGGGTATCTGAGCAGTGCGGCGAAACGGTTCATTTGGGGATCCTGGACGACTGTGAGGCGATGTCCATTGAAACTGTCGAAGCGCAAAATACTTTAAAGTCGACGATTGTGGTAGGCAAACGGACTCCGTTGTACTGCACGAGCGTGGGTAAAGCGATCCTCGCGTTTTTGCCGGAAGATGAACGCAATGCTATCATTCATAAAATCACTTTTCACAAGTTTACGGACAATACGATTACCGACGCGAATGCATTGATTGAGGAGCTGAATGTTACCCGGGAGCGGGGCTATGCACTCGATAATAGTGAACATGAATTGGGAGTGCGGTGTGTGGCTGCTCCGATTTGGGATCATACCGGGCGAGTGCTGGCTTCATTGAGTATCTCCGGGCCAAGCGTACGAATCACCGAGGACAGAATCCCGGAACTTTCCCAATTGGTTTTAAAGGCGACCCAAGAGATATCTCGGGAATTAGGCGCCCGCAGGGTTATTTCGTAG